AGCACGGCACCCTGCGAGGCGAGGACCTCCATCATTGTACACGGCAGCGCGACCCCTGGGGCGGGCTCGGGCCCCGGGGTCGGGGGCCGCCGCCGAGTAGTCCGCGGGCTAGGGGTCGCGCTTCGCGGGAGGACGGCTCAGCGCGATGCGGGGAAGACCCAGAGACCGCCTCAGGCGATCGCTGATCGAGCGGTGGACCGTCGCCTCGAAGACCCCGGGCTCCATCCGTCGACGGAACGGCTCCAACTCGCGGAGGGCCTCCTCCGCGATTCGAGCCACGAGGATCTCGGGGGCGGCACTGTCCAGGGTCCGGTCGAGCTCCGCGTCGAGCGCCTCGGCGGGAGATCCGGCTTCGACCTCCGAGAGGAGGCGATCGAGGAGCCGCCGGAGCCGCGAGCCGACCGGCGCCGAGGACCGGGTCACGCGCCACGCCTCGACCGCAGAATCGAGCGAGGGAAGGCCGTCCGGCCCGGGGAGCCCGACCGCCCCGAGCCGACCGTCGCGCACCGCCATCCACGTCTCCTCGATGGCTGGGGCGAACAGCGCCAGCCCGCTTCCGCGCGAGGCCCCGCCGTGCCGCGCGGTCTTCTCGGAGATCGTCTCGAGCACGAGGTCCAGGGGGACGCCGCGAGCGTGCCAGTCCGAAACCCGGGCATAGTCGCGCGGCGAGAGGACGAATGGACGGCCGGACAGGGCCGCGAGCGCGCGCTCCACCGAGCGCACGTAGCTCACGGCGCCGGAGTCGCGGCTCATCGCGCGTGCTTGAGGTGGAGCACCAGGTGGTCCACGCAGCGCCGGATGACGGCGAAGGCGCTTCGATAGCTCTCGATCGGCGCCCCGATCGGATCGTCGAGATCGGGGGCCCCGTCGTGCGGCTCGGGGCCCTGCTCGAAGGCCCGGAGCAGATACCGCTTCCGCGTGCCGGACCGGGAGAGTCGCTCCAGCTCCTGGAGATGCGTCAGCGCCATCACGATCACGAGGTCGACGGTGCGAAGATCGCCCTCGGTGATTCCTCGCGAGCGGTGCCCGATGAGATCGAGGCCAGCCTCACGGAGGACCTCCCGCGCCTCGGCCGACGCCGGCTCCCCCTCGATGCCGAGGGTTCCGGCCGAATCCACCACGACGTGGCTCAGTCCGGAAGACGCGAGCCTGTGGCGCGCGTATTCCGCCGCCATGGGGCTGCGGCAGATATTGCCGCTGCAGACGAACACCATTCTCACCGGCGGTTCTTCTCCCAGATCATCCGGAGTCCCTCGAGGGTCAGGCCCGGATCCACCGCGTCGAGAAAGGGCATCTCGCCTTCGAAGACCCGGGCCAGCCCGCCGGTGGCGACCACCTTCGCCTCGATCCCCAGCTCCGCGCGAACGCGGCGAACGAGCCCCTCGACGAGCGCCGCGTAGCCGTGGAACAGGCCGGACTGCACGCTCTCCTCGGTGTTGGCGCCGATCACCCGCCGCGGACGCCTGAGGGGGACGCGGGATAGGCGCGCGGCCCTGGCGAACAGCGCCTCCGCCGAGATGCCGAGGCCCGGCGCGATCACGCCTCCGAGGTACTCCCCTTTCGGGCCGACCACGTCGAGGGTCGTCGCGGTCCCGAAATCGAGGACGATCACCGGCGCGCCGTACCGCGCCACGGCGGCGACCGCGTTGACGATCCGGTCCGCTCCGACCTCGTGCGGGTTCTCGTACAGGATCGGGAGCCCCGTCTTGACGCCGGGCTCGACGAACAGCGGATCGCAACGGAAATGGCGCGCGCCGGCTTTCGCGAGGACCTCGTTGAGATCGGGCACCACGGACGAGACGATCATCCCGGTGACCGCCCCGGGATCGATCCCCGCGCCGTCGAACAGAGCGCGAAGCAGCACACCCGTCTCGTCGGGGGTCGCATCCTTTCTCGTGGCGACCCGCCAGTGCGCCCGCAGTTCGTCCGCCTCGAACAGCCCGAGGACCGTGTGGGTGTTCCCGACGTCGATGGCGAGGAGCATAGGTCAGGCCTCCAGCCAGGCCACGGAACCCGTGACCCGAACGATCTCCATGCGGCCGTCGCTCCTCTCGACGCGGAGCGCCCCCGCGTCGTCGAGCCCGCGAGCGGTCCCCTCGAACGGGGCCGTGCCTCCTCCCGGGTCGACGAGGACGCGGCTCCCGGACGCGCCGGGCGCCAGCGCGACGAAGGCGCGGCGCACGGGCTCGAACACCCCCGCGCCCAGATCGGCCGTGAGGCCCCTGAGCCTGCGGAGATAGGATCCCGCCAGCGCCTCGCGATCGCCCGAGGTCCCGTCCAGCACCATCAGGATCGACCCGGCCCGGCCGCGGAGCTCGGCCGGGAAGTCCTCCGCGGCGTGAGCCACGTTGAACCCCGTGCCGATCACGAGGTCGAGGGGGATTTCGCCGGCGCTTCTCGCCTCGACGAGGATGCCGCCGATCTTGAGCCCGCGACAGACGATGTCGTTCGGCCACTCGACGACAGCGTCGGTGACGCCGGCGTCCCTCACGGCGAGGCAGCCCGCCACGGCCGCGGCGATCCCCCAGCGCGGCAGCTCCGCGGCGGGGCGGACCGGGCGAAGGAGGACGGACAGGTACAAGCCGACGCCGGGCGGCGAGTGCCACGCGGCGCCCCGGCGCCCGCGACCGCGGCTCTGGCGCTCCGCGATCACCACCGTCCCCTCCCCCGATCCCCGGTCGGAGAGGCGCCGCGCCTCGTCGTTCGTCGAGTCCGTGGACT
The genomic region above belongs to Terriglobia bacterium and contains:
- a CDS encoding type III pantothenate kinase yields the protein MLLAIDVGNTHTVLGLFEADELRAHWRVATRKDATPDETGVLLRALFDGAGIDPGAVTGMIVSSVVPDLNEVLAKAGARHFRCDPLFVEPGVKTGLPILYENPHEVGADRIVNAVAAVARYGAPVIVLDFGTATTLDVVGPKGEYLGGVIAPGLGISAEALFARAARLSRVPLRRPRRVIGANTEESVQSGLFHGYAALVEGLVRRVRAELGIEAKVVATGGLARVFEGEMPFLDAVDPGLTLEGLRMIWEKNRR
- a CDS encoding biotin--[acetyl-CoA-carboxylase] ligase, with the protein product MLPRPYVSDLVVLESTDSTNDEARRLSDRGSGEGTVVIAERQSRGRGRRGAAWHSPPGVGLYLSVLLRPVRPAAELPRWGIAAAVAGCLAVRDAGVTDAVVEWPNDIVCRGLKIGGILVEARSAGEIPLDLVIGTGFNVAHAAEDFPAELRGRAGSILMVLDGTSGDREALAGSYLRRLRGLTADLGAGVFEPVRRAFVALAPGASGSRVLVDPGGGTAPFEGTARGLDDAGALRVERSDGRMEIVRVTGSVAWLEA